Below is a window of Mucilaginibacter sp. PAMC 26640 DNA.
AATATATATTAAAAAAATGTAATCGCAAATAATATTCGCGGGACTTACACCTATTATACTTTTACAGGTATCATAAAAAATATTCTTTCAATCATACGAGTATAATAGGCACGTTGCCGCAAATTCAAAACCGGGTCAACACAAATGAAAATAATTCTATTCTAACTTTCTCTAATCCCTAATAATCAATTATTTAAAGTATAAAAAACGTCATGCGAACTATTTAAGATTCGATAAGCATTAGATATTCGATATTGTCCCAAATTTTTTTCCATGTCCTTTACTCAAAAGTCGGCCCCATAGGGGTCATATGTTTGCGGGAAGAAAAATTAAAAAAAATATTGTGCAGCAGGCACAGCACTTAGCTTTCGGTAATCATAAATTGCACATATAATAATGGTGATCTAAAAAAGACACCAGGCAAAATGTTTTAGTCTGCCACCATCAGTCGCGCAAGGTATTGGTCCATATTATCTTCGTGCAAAATCTCAACGGCCCATCCTTCTTCCGAGGCAATATCAATAAGCATATCCTGATCTATATAGAGCCACTGAAACCAGTCGGTTTTTTGACCCTTGTATCCATACTGATACCACAACTCGCCGTAATATCTTCCTGCCGGCAGGTTTCCCTGGTATAGATAGGCAATATCCGAAGAATCAAACAATAACTGGCCGCCCAAATTAAGAAGCGTTTTGCTGTGGCGTAAAAAAACGCGTAATCGCTCTGTATTACCAGCGAGGCCAATGCCATTCATCAATAGTAACAAGGTGTCATACTTTTCACCTTTGTAGGTATAAATATCCTGCTCAATGGCTTGCTTTAAACCACGCTCGCGCATGATATCTACTGCCCTGCCCGAAATGTCCAATGCGGTAACATCGGTGCCAAGGTTTTGCAGGCATAAAGCATGGCTGCCAGCGCCCGCACCAATATCCAACACCCGGCCATGGCAGCGGCCAAGTGCCATTAATTCCAGCTCGGGCATTTCTAACTCTGTGCGGAAGTATACTTCAAGTGGCATTTCTTCTTTTGGCCCATATTTATTGTAGATAAATAGCTTGGCTGCTTTTGTGCCCTTAAAATGATCGTATAGTGCGGTGCCGAAAATGTCTTTCAATATGATAATTATTTTGTGAGCCAAAGTAAGGGATTGTATGTTATTTTGAAGAAATAAATTTTCAAATGAGTTATGAGCCAGGGTGACTCAAGCAAATACCTGATCAATTTAATTATTTTAATATTACTGTCTTGCTACCCGCCACTAAATGAAACAAGCCGGAATGACTACTGTTAAAGGGATCATGAAGAAGCTGGTAATATTTGATTTGGATGGTACACTTGCTGAAAGCAAAGCTGCAATAGATGAGGAAATGGCAAATACGCTTAGCAATCTGTTGAAAGTTGCCAAAGTGGCGATCATATCGGGGGGCGACTGGCCCCAGTTTGAAAAGCAAGTACTCTCCCACTTAGATGATAAAGCTTTGAAAAGGCTCTCCATCCTGCCAACTTGCGGTACTAAATACTATTCTTATAAAAATGGCTGGAAACAGCGATATGCAGAAAATTTCACCATGGCAGAAAAACAGCTAATTATTAAAGAATTGGAAGCAGCAGTTGAAGAGTCGGGTTTTAAAGCAAAGAAAACCTGGGGCGAACAAATTGAAGACCGTGGCAGCCAGGTAACTTTTTCTGCATTAGGCCAGCAGGCGCCACTTAACGATAAAAAGAAATGGGATCCGGATTTTGCAAAACGCAAAGTGATCAAGAAAACTTTGGACCAAACACTTAAGGCTTTTTCGGTACAAATGGGCGGTGCAACATCCATAGATATTACCAAACCGGGTATAGATAAGGCTTACGGTATTCGCAAACTTAAAAAAGTGTTGGATATAAAGATCTCTGAGATGATCTTTATCGGAGATGCATTATTTGAGGGCGGTAACGATCATCCTGCGCGCAAAACCGGTGTAACCTGCATCCAGGTTCGCGACCCTGAGGAAACAAAAAGAGTGATTGAGGGAATAGTAGCCTGTTTAGGTTCCAAAAAATAGATGTGCAGTTTAAAATATAGCCGCCCTTTTAGGGCAGCTATAAGTTCTTGTTAGTCACGTTCAACTGGTTTCTGTTGTTCATAAACCATATGTGCCAATGCGGCATCTGGTGTTAAGTTCCCCATAGCTACCTGTACTTTATTTTTAATACCGGATACTACTTTATCGGTACCGGCCATTAAAGCATCATAACCATCTTTGGCTACGTCGGCCGCATTAGCCATTGCAGATTTATCCTGCACTGCCTTGCTGCTATTCATACCTGCCTTGTTGAAGAAATCGGTATCAGTTACACCCGGCAGCAATGCAGTGATAACCACCTCTGTATCTTTCACTTCTTCTCGCACAGCTTCTGTCAGCGATAACACATATGCCTTGGTTGCATGGTAAACTGCTTGCCACGGGCCGGGAGTGGTACTGGCTATAGATGCCAGGTTGAGAATCTTACCCGAGTTCCGGCTAGTCATTTCTTTAACAAAATACTTTGTCAGAATGGTTAATGCACCAATATTAAGGTCGATAATTCGCAGTTCACGGTCTATTTCGGTATCTTTAAACTCACCATAAACGCCCTGTCCTGCATCATTTACCAGCACATCTATTTGCAATCCGCGGGCTTTGATATCATCGCAAAGCGAAAACACTTCATCTCGATTAAAAAAGTCTTTGGCAATCGTAATTACCTCTACCCCACTTTGACGAAATTCAGCGGCTTTGTTATCCAATTCCTGCTGATTGCGTGATACGATGACCATGTTATATCCGTCTTTCGCAAAAAGTTTCGCTAATTCGTACCCTATTCCGCTGGTTGCACCGGTTATCAGGGCATATTTTCCTGTGTTTGCCATAATTTAAGTTTAGTTTTAAATAGATATATAATCGGTCAATTATCAAGCCGATAACTATTATCCTCTCCTTATCTAACCATTAACCACTTCTCCCCCGTTTACATGTATTACCTGCCCGGTAATAAATGAGGAGTCATCAGAAGCAAGGAAGACGTAGGCCGGCGCTACCTCGGAGGGCTGCCCTGCCCGTTTCATTGCAGTTTCACTTCCAAAATCTTTTATCTTCTCTTCCTCAAATGTTGATACGATGAGCGGAGTCCAAACCGGGCCGGGTGCAACTGCATTCACCCTGATATTTTTTTCGACCAAATTGGTGGCCAGCGAACGGGTGAAAGTAGTGATTGCCCCTTTTGTTGATGAATAATCAACAAGGTTAGGTGAAGAGCGGTAAGCGGTTACCGATGTTGTATTTATTATGGTATCGCCTGCTTTTAAATGATCCAAAGCTGCTGCTGCGAAATGGAAATAAGCAAAGATATTTGTTTTAAAGGTAGTTTCGAGTTGCTCCCCGCTGATATCTCTGAACTCCTTTTGAGGGAATTGAACACCCGCATTATTGACCAGAATGTTGAGCTTGCCTAGCTTTGCTATCTTTTGCTCAACGGCATTTTTACAAAAATCGCGATCTTTTACGTCCCCCGGTATTAATATACATTGTTTGCCCTTTGCCTCAACCAATCTTTTGGTTTCTTCGGCATCTTCGCTTTCATCCAGGTAAACAATGGCAACGTCCGCACCTTCCGCTGCATAGTGTACCGCTATTGCCCGGCCAATGCCACTATCTCCGCCGGTTATCAGTGCTACTTTATCAGCCAGTTTCCCTGCTGCTTTGTAGGTTGCCTTCATATACTCTGGCCTCGGCTCCATCTTTGCTTCTATACCAGGCTGGTGTTCCTGCTTATCAGCCACTTTTACTCCTTCTTTATTTTCCATTTTTACTTAAATAAAAAAACCGGCGCAACGTTAAGCTGCGCCGGTTTGGGTAATTATAATTATGGTTTTAAAACCACTTTAACGCAATCGTCCTCTTTCTTGTCGAAGATTTCATAAGCATGAGTTACCTCACTCAATGGCAATGTGTGGCTGATAATATCATCCAACACAACCTTTTCCTCTTTAACCAGGTCAATCAAATGATCAATATAGTTGATCACCGGCGCCTGCCCCATTTTCAGCGTTATGCCTTTATCAAATAAGCGGTGGAAAGGGAAATTATCATAGGTAGAGCCGTAAACGCCCACTATGCTTACAGTACCCATACGGCGAACTGCTTTAAAAGCCATATCCAGCACTTTCATACTGCCAACTTCAAAGTTAATTGCTGCTTTTGCCCTGTCAAGGATGGTGCGCTCCGGTTCGAAACCTACTGCATCCACGCAAACATCTGCTCCACGACCACCGGTCATTTCGCGGATAGCTTCAACCACGTCAACTTCGTTGGGGTTTAATGTATCAACTTTATTTACCGCGCGGGCTTTATCCAGGCGATAGTTAACCGGGTCGATAGCGATGACGCGGCTTGCACCATTGATCCATGCAGCTTTTTGCGCCATCAGGCCAACTGGTCCCGAACCGAATATGGCCACTACTTCACCGCCTTTAAGTTGCGCCCAGTCAATAGCCGACCAACCTGTTGGAAATATATCAGTAAGGAACAAAACTTGTTCATCCGTCATGTTATCTGGCACCACGCGCGGGCTGATATCAGCGTAGGGAACCCGTACGTATTCTGCCTGGCCGCCAGAATATCCACCGTAAAGATCGGTGTAACCAAATAATGCTGCCCCTTTTTGATCGGCCATGTCACCATTAGGTCCGTAGTGCTTATAATTAGAATTTTCGCAAGCCGGAGAAGCATCGTGATTACAGAAAAAACAATGCCCGCATGCAATTGGGAATGGTACCACAACGCGGTCACCACGTTTTAAGTTAGTAATTTCTGATCCTACCTCTTCCACTATGCCCATAAATTCGTGCCCCATTACCATTGGGTCGGCTTGCGGCACGCCGCCACTGAGAATATGTAAATCCGAACCGCAAATAGCTGTCGAGGTTACTTTGAGAATTACATCACGTGAGTTTTCGATCCTGGGATCTTCTACCGTGTCATAGCGTATGTCGCCTGGTTTGTGAAATACTGCAGCTTTCATATTGTTGTTTTGTTTGAGTTTATTTTACAACAGATTTGAGTGCATTATAGTTTTAAGAATAATTATAAATTATAAGTAACAAGAAATTACTTTGCGTAAAATTCAAACAAGAGTATCAGGAATAGGTGTTAGGAGGTGGTAATATTTTGTCTCATTCTGTTAAAATCATAAAAATCATCCCAAATAAAATTTTGAAATTCGTAGTCATATGAAACTGCATACGATAGATACCGGTTTTTTTAAATTAGATGGCGGGGCAATGTTTGGAGTTGTGCCGAAAGCGATCTGGCAAAAAACCAACCCGGCTGATGATAATAACCTGTGTACATGGGCGATGCGTTGTTTATTGGTGGAAGACGGGAACCGGTTAATTTTGATAGATACGGGTATAGGTAACAAACAAAGTGAAAAGTTCTTCAGTCACTATTACCTGCATGGCAGTGCATCCATGGATAGCTCATTAGCGGCCAAAGGTTTTCACCGCGATGATATCACCGATGTTTTTCTTACACACCTGCACTTTGATCATGTTGGCGGTGCGGTTATACGAGTGGGCGACAATTTGCAACCTGCATTTAGAAACGCCACTTACTGGAGCAACACCCAACATTGGGATTGGGCGGTAAACCCAAATGACCGGGAGAAGGCCTCGTTTTTAAAAGAAAATATCTTACCGATACAGGAGAGCGGACAACTTAAATTTATAGATGCGGTTAATGGATTTAAATTTACGGAAAACATCAGCATTCGGCTTGCCTTTGGGCATACAGATGCCATGATGCTCCCGCTGATCAGCTACAAGGGGCATCAGATTTTATATATGGCCGACCTGCTGCCTTCTGTAGGGCACCTGCCGTTACCCTATGTAATGGCTTATGATATATTCCCCTTGAAAACCTTGCAAGAGCGCAAAGTTTATTGGGCTGAGGCAGTAGAAAAAGAATACATATTGTACCTGGAGCATGACCCTTTTAATGAATGTTGTACCCTGCAGCAAACGGAAAAAGGTATAAAAGTGAAGGAAATTTTTGACCTGGATAAACTTTAATTTAGCTTTACATTTATAATAAATTAATGCATTTTAGCAACCGCCAAATTTAGATTTTGGAAACAAAATAATAGCTTTGCACGTTTAATTTAAAACCCAGAACCGAGGTTAAAAAATAGATGAGACAACTCAAAATAACCCAATCAATAACCAATCGTGAGTCACAATCCCTCGATAAATACTTGCACGAAATTGGTAAAGTTGATTTGATAACCGCCGAAGAAGAAGTAATACTAGCCCAAAAAATACGCGAAGGCGATCAGGCTGCATTGGAAAGGTTAACCAAAACCAATCTTCGTTTTGTTGTGTCTGTTGCTAAACAATATCAAAACCAGGGCCTCACCCTTGGAGATTTAATAAATGAGGGTAACCTGGGGTTGATAAAAGCAGCCAAGCGCTTCGATGAAACCAAAGGATTTAAATTTATTTCTTACGCAGTTTGGTGGATCCGCCAGTCAATTTTGCAGGCCATTGCCGAGCAGAGCCGTATTGTGCGTTTGCCGTTAAACCAGGTTGGGAGTTTAAGTAAAATAAGCAAGGCGTTCTCCAAATTAGAGCAGGAGTTTGAACGTGAGCCATCTCCGGAAGAACTTGCAGACACACTGGAAACTACGGTAGACAAAATATCTGACACATTAAGTAACAGCGGCCGCCACGTATCGATGGATGCACCGTTTGTACAAGGCGAAGAAAACACATTGCTGGATGTACTGGAAAATAAAGAGCCCAATACAGACTCGATTTTGATCAACGAATCTCTGTCTGAAGAGATCAAACGTTCCTTATCAACCCTAACCGAGCGCGAGCGGGAGATCATTGTATTATTCTTTGGCCTTGGCAGTAACCACCCGCTTTCATTGGAAGAAATTGGCGAAAAATTTAACCTTACCCGCGAACGGGTTCGCCAGATAAAAGATAAAGCTTTGCAGCGTTTACGCCATACCTCGCGCAGCAAAATCCTCAAATCATACCTCGGTTAAGTAATCGATACAGCTATCTTTTAAAGCCTTTGCCTAAATAACAAAGGCTTTTTTTGTGGTACACAATTTATTGCTGCTATAAGCGTATAGTATCAGCAAATGAATCGCCTCATCACCCTAACAATTCAATACTATAGGTCTATCTTACTCTATAATGTTGCCTTTTTTATGTTGACCATCCTTTTTGTTCTATTCGGTGTTGGGGCAGGTACTGGTGGCTGGTTATTTTGTAAAATATTTGCCGTATTAGGTGCAATTGGATTACACTACTATTCATCGCCGCAAACTTTTTTTTATTATCGTAATGCCGGCCTTAGCATTCGTAGGCTGTACGGCTATACGTTACTGATTGATCTGGGTATATTTATCATTATTGCCCTGCCCCTAAACCTTATTGCCCATGCTGCCGCTCACTTTAAAGGTTGATAGTGTACAATTGGAATTTGGCAACCGCAGAATATTGCAGGATGTACATCTGGACTGTAAACAGGGTGAGATCATTGGCCTTTTAGGGCGAAACGGATGCGGTAAATCATCTCTTCTCCGCATTATTTTTGGCACATTGGAGCCTTCTTATAAATATGTGGGCATCAATAATAATGTCATTCAAAAAGGCTATTTAAATAACCGCATTGCCTACCTGCCACAACATGGGTATTTGCCGAAGAATATCAAAATTAAAAATCTTGCCCGGATGTTAGTGGATGGAACTTTATGGAATGAATTTGCGCAATTGCCGATCTTTACTGCAAATGAAGAAAAAACAGCTGATCAGGTCTCTGGTGGGGAATTGCGCCAGCTGGAGATGCTGATGATCATACATAGCCGGGCCGACTTTATCCTTTTAGACGAACCCTTTACCCACATCTCCCCCATACAGGCAGACGAATTTAAACCCATAATGAGAGCCTGCGCCAAACGCAAGGGCATCATTGTTACCGATCATCAGTATTATAATATTTTAGACGTGAGTGACAGGGTTATTCTATTGCAGGATGGCACCACAAAACACATCACCGATAATAGTGAATTGGTAACATATGGCTACCTTAGTGGAACGTAAATATTACCTTATGACTATCCCAATTTACCAGGCCGATGCTTTTACCGATCAACTATTTGGCGGGAACCCCGCTGCTGTTTGTCCGCTGAGTGACTGGCTGCCGGATGAAGTAATGCAAAAAATAGCCTTAGAGAATAATTTAGCCGAAACAGCTTTCTTCGTGAAAAATGAAACCGGTTACCTCTTGCGGTGGTTTACGCCGGAGTTAGAAATTGATCTCTGCGGCCATGCCACGCTTGCTTCGGCTCATATTATTTTTACTGAGTTGAATTTTCAGGGCGATACCATCCATTTCGATACGCTAAAAGCAGGCGTACTAACAGTAAAGCGCGATGGTGATAAATATGTAATGGATTTCCCTTCGAGGCCACCATTTCCGGCCGAACTTCCGATAGGCTTGGTAGAGGCCCTGGGCGATAAGCAACCACAAAAAGTGCTGCGATCAAGGGATTACTTATTGATCTATGAAACCGAAGATGATATTGCCAGTATAGTGCCCAACCATTCTGCCCTTGCTAAAATAAATACGCTGGGCGTTATTGTAAGCGCGCCAGGAAATGATGTCGATTTCGTGTCGCGCTTTTTTGCGCCGGCGGCCGGTGTACCGGAGGATCCTGTTACCGGATCAGCTCATTGTAACCTGATCCCCTATTGGGCCGAAAAATTGGGCAAGAATAAATTGCATGCCTTTCAGATCTCCGCCCGGAGAGGCGAATTGTGGTGCGAATTAAAAGGCGAAAGAGTAACCATGGCTGGCAAGGCAGTAACTTATTTAAAGGGAGAAATTTATGTGTAGTATTGTTTTAATAAACGGTTTCTAAATTATGTTAAAGTCCATCACTTGCCCAATAAAGCAAGTGGTTGAGCCTTGCAAAGTCAGGAACACGGCTCTTCAAAACGGCAAAATTCAGTTAATAAAAGTCGCATTAA
It encodes the following:
- a CDS encoding methyltransferase; this translates as MKDIFGTALYDHFKGTKAAKLFIYNKYGPKEEMPLEVYFRTELEMPELELMALGRCHGRVLDIGAGAGSHALCLQNLGTDVTALDISGRAVDIMRERGLKQAIEQDIYTYKGEKYDTLLLLMNGIGLAGNTERLRVFLRHSKTLLNLGGQLLFDSSDIAYLYQGNLPAGRYYGELWYQYGYKGQKTDWFQWLYIDQDMLIDIASEEGWAVEILHEDNMDQYLARLMVAD
- a CDS encoding HAD family hydrolase; translated protein: MKKLVIFDLDGTLAESKAAIDEEMANTLSNLLKVAKVAIISGGDWPQFEKQVLSHLDDKALKRLSILPTCGTKYYSYKNGWKQRYAENFTMAEKQLIIKELEAAVEESGFKAKKTWGEQIEDRGSQVTFSALGQQAPLNDKKKWDPDFAKRKVIKKTLDQTLKAFSVQMGGATSIDITKPGIDKAYGIRKLKKVLDIKISEMIFIGDALFEGGNDHPARKTGVTCIQVRDPEETKRVIEGIVACLGSKK
- a CDS encoding oxidoreductase → MANTGKYALITGATSGIGYELAKLFAKDGYNMVIVSRNQQELDNKAAEFRQSGVEVITIAKDFFNRDEVFSLCDDIKARGLQIDVLVNDAGQGVYGEFKDTEIDRELRIIDLNIGALTILTKYFVKEMTSRNSGKILNLASIASTTPGPWQAVYHATKAYVLSLTEAVREEVKDTEVVITALLPGVTDTDFFNKAGMNSSKAVQDKSAMANAADVAKDGYDALMAGTDKVVSGIKNKVQVAMGNLTPDAALAHMVYEQQKPVERD
- a CDS encoding NAD(P)-dependent oxidoreductase, with the protein product MENKEGVKVADKQEHQPGIEAKMEPRPEYMKATYKAAGKLADKVALITGGDSGIGRAIAVHYAAEGADVAIVYLDESEDAEETKRLVEAKGKQCILIPGDVKDRDFCKNAVEQKIAKLGKLNILVNNAGVQFPQKEFRDISGEQLETTFKTNIFAYFHFAAAALDHLKAGDTIINTTSVTAYRSSPNLVDYSSTKGAITTFTRSLATNLVEKNIRVNAVAPGPVWTPLIVSTFEEEKIKDFGSETAMKRAGQPSEVAPAYVFLASDDSSFITGQVIHVNGGEVVNG
- a CDS encoding glutathione-dependent formaldehyde dehydrogenase, with protein sequence MKAAVFHKPGDIRYDTVEDPRIENSRDVILKVTSTAICGSDLHILSGGVPQADPMVMGHEFMGIVEEVGSEITNLKRGDRVVVPFPIACGHCFFCNHDASPACENSNYKHYGPNGDMADQKGAALFGYTDLYGGYSGGQAEYVRVPYADISPRVVPDNMTDEQVLFLTDIFPTGWSAIDWAQLKGGEVVAIFGSGPVGLMAQKAAWINGASRVIAIDPVNYRLDKARAVNKVDTLNPNEVDVVEAIREMTGGRGADVCVDAVGFEPERTILDRAKAAINFEVGSMKVLDMAFKAVRRMGTVSIVGVYGSTYDNFPFHRLFDKGITLKMGQAPVINYIDHLIDLVKEEKVVLDDIISHTLPLSEVTHAYEIFDKKEDDCVKVVLKP
- a CDS encoding MBL fold metallo-hydrolase, producing the protein MKLHTIDTGFFKLDGGAMFGVVPKAIWQKTNPADDNNLCTWAMRCLLVEDGNRLILIDTGIGNKQSEKFFSHYYLHGSASMDSSLAAKGFHRDDITDVFLTHLHFDHVGGAVIRVGDNLQPAFRNATYWSNTQHWDWAVNPNDREKASFLKENILPIQESGQLKFIDAVNGFKFTENISIRLAFGHTDAMMLPLISYKGHQILYMADLLPSVGHLPLPYVMAYDIFPLKTLQERKVYWAEAVEKEYILYLEHDPFNECCTLQQTEKGIKVKEIFDLDKL
- a CDS encoding RNA polymerase subunit sigma; its protein translation is MRQLKITQSITNRESQSLDKYLHEIGKVDLITAEEEVILAQKIREGDQAALERLTKTNLRFVVSVAKQYQNQGLTLGDLINEGNLGLIKAAKRFDETKGFKFISYAVWWIRQSILQAIAEQSRIVRLPLNQVGSLSKISKAFSKLEQEFEREPSPEELADTLETTVDKISDTLSNSGRHVSMDAPFVQGEENTLLDVLENKEPNTDSILINESLSEEIKRSLSTLTEREREIIVLFFGLGSNHPLSLEEIGEKFNLTRERVRQIKDKALQRLRHTSRSKILKSYLG
- a CDS encoding isomerase, giving the protein MTIPIYQADAFTDQLFGGNPAAVCPLSDWLPDEVMQKIALENNLAETAFFVKNETGYLLRWFTPELEIDLCGHATLASAHIIFTELNFQGDTIHFDTLKAGVLTVKRDGDKYVMDFPSRPPFPAELPIGLVEALGDKQPQKVLRSRDYLLIYETEDDIASIVPNHSALAKINTLGVIVSAPGNDVDFVSRFFAPAAGVPEDPVTGSAHCNLIPYWAEKLGKNKLHAFQISARRGELWCELKGERVTMAGKAVTYLKGEIYV